The nucleotide window GCCATATCCCAGAATTCCGCTGGACTTCTTCCGGAAGCGGTGCAAGATCGTGGTGATCATGCGCAACCCACGTGACGTGGCAGTGTCCTATTACAAGTTCATCTCTAACCTGTCCGTCTGGAACTACTCGGGACACTGGGATAGCTTCTTCCCTCTGTTCCTCAACGGAAATGGTGAGTGCCTTAATTCgctatcttgttttttttttcttttaaactatttgaGATTTTAACGATAAATTATCGATTCTAAAATAGTACTGGGGCGAGGTGGTTGAGGGGTTAAGCCtttagcttccgaacctgggttcaaatctcggtgaagactgggatttcgaatttcgtgattttttaGGTctctcctgagtccacccaactctaatggggttcctggctttagttggggaaagtaaaggcggttgggcgttgtgctggccatatgacaacCTGCTtataaccgttggccaaagaaacagataaccttaacatcgtttgtttgtttgtttgtaaaatgttttacatgtttcggatgttccttcagagttgaagataattacttcctagtccaaacctcccgcaggacgacgggggatgggagcgggcagggtttgagcccgggaccatcgataaatctgaatgacagtccaacgtgcaaaccgctcgaccaggcagccatcgtcTGCAATATAGATCGAAAGGCTCCTAACAGTgggtactcttttttttttaaccgaaGTCGAGACGCTATATTTAAAGGTCACTGCTGCCGCCGAAATAAAACCTAGTTTATGCCACGAGAGAGGAGCTTCGAAATTTAATTCTACAATGctgaaaagctaaaaaaaatattattttatacaaaaatatatagcGTAAACACATCTTGTTTTCTATACACCGGATCCACCAAATAGCTAGCTCTTTCGCATtataacaggggttctcaacctgtggatcgcgacccctttggggggtcgattgacgatttgccaggggtcgccaaagaccatcgaaaatatggattgttattgtctactcttctattgctgtgtgtgtgtaaagggggggggtgtcgcggcaaagtgaggaattgtaaaaaggggtcgccgagcttaaaaggttgagaaccgttgCCTTATAAGAAAATCTCCAATTTATGATGTAACAAGttttgttaacaaaatatttgacttttttttttttgtgttcgtttAAATGTGGATTTCTCATTGTTCCTTTTGTTCAGTGTCAATAGCTGACTAAACTTTGTATGATTATTTCTGATTGTGTAGTGCCTTACAACTCCTGGTTCGAACACACGGAGAACTGGCTGAAGGTCATCAAGTCTGGGAAGCACAACCTTCATGTTGTTTTCTACGAAGATTTCCAATCAGTAAGTTAacctttgtctgtctgtctgtctgtctgtttagtgaaactagtaaaaaaaaaaaaattttacaaagcATTTCAAGAAGTGACTCAATTAAAATTCctcaaaaaaagggggggggatgatggctgagtggtaaagatcTTGACTTCCGAATCGGAAGGGGtacgggttcgaatctcgatgaagactgggattttgaattttcaagtttttttagCACGCTCCTAAGTTCATGTTCACCCATCCTGACATTTGGGGAAAGTTGAGGCAGTtggtaatggacctcattcaccaatcgtaaacaaacaacatttagtcacgtgatcttattgataaaacaatgaaaaaaaacagtcacgtgacaaccatcatgaattaaacatgagatcgtaaattatatagaagagataaagcaccacgtggctaaatgttgtttgtttacggttggtgaatgaggtccattgtgctGGCTACTTGAGACCCTCGTTAAAAGATGACCTatctgccctattgatcgcAAGATTTAAATGggttatttttactttttcctaaaaataatttcatgacattttaaaacaaatttccaacAAGATGAAACTAAACAGAAAGATTGTTTTGCATTTTAATTATCCAATCCGCTATGCTATTATATAAGAAGCGATtttttaataatcttttattcAAATTCTTGACACCTACTTTATAAGACATATATTTTGATACTTATAGTTTAATTTcttaaaccattttttaatttctgcaaaaaaagaacatatgagATGCTTTATATGTACCGGAAATGGATGTATAATGATAATTAACTTTTGTGTAACTACTCTAAGTCTGTGCCAACTTGTTTGTCATATCTCGAATGTTCTTTTAGGATTTCAAGGATGCTTGCAGAAAACTGGCAGATTTTCTGGAAGTCCCATGCAGTCCAGAACTCATTGACGCCATCCACAGAGAAACATCTTTTGCCAATATGAAGCAAAATAAAGAAGACTTCAGTCTGCATCTCAGTAAAAATGGACAGTCTCCCATTTACAGAAAAGGTCAGTTGGTTATACCAGTGGGCCGTTGATTTCAATAGTCTAATAATACGTTTGGGAATGATACAATAAGATGTTTAGGGCATCGAAGCTAAAAGGTCGAATTTTACAATGACTAAATCATGGTCAAGTTCAATTTTGTCTATGCTAcgtataatggacctcattcaccaatcgtaaacaaacaaaatttagtcacgtgatcttattgataaaacaacgaaaaagtTTGTTACCGAAATATTATtaccataatattttttttttattttaataaaatcctTAAAATAATTCATATAGCAGCAAGCTGTTTTAGTTCATCTGTGaagtttttttattaaagttttgttttcgtTTGATGTAGACGATAGACTCTCGTACCATTAGATATGCACGTAGCGAGTGCATCTCTCGTTGCTCTGGTGATAGgtgcaaggtctgagagggtcattttattttatttttatataaatctgtTTTTTGTAAGAAAGAAGACTTAGTGGactatagttttttgttttcttacagGTGAGGTGGGGGACTGGCAGAACTGGTTCACGTCTGAACAGATTGACCTGATTGACCAGGAGATGGAGTCCTGGGGCTTACACACTGACCCCAGGATCAGGTGTCTCATCGACACTACTTCTGCCACCCCGACGtgatagtcacacacacacacaagtccaTAAAACAActctcattcaatcagtctcatTGAGAAGTCACCTCTGTATCAACCGTTTTCTGGAAACAACGGATATTGCTTCGACGAACAACCATTGTGTATCCACGACAATAACACACCTAacacaacttttgtttttatagatgtttgtatgaaatgtatattttagatcaagattttttttactatctggTTGAAATACTTCGAACTAATGGTGTACACATGCTTTAACATATCTTGTACGTATTTATGCACAAATGTAAAAGCTAAATAGAAACGAAcaactttgattttaaaaaaacttttaactTAGGGGTAAGGAATATACAATACCCAAATATACTACTACAACGCCTTTAGGggcagagaggggggggggggcggggcaaATACAAGAATTCGGTCTTCCGATTCTCAAGCAGACCGGGACTATCATCAGACATCCTCGCTTACTACTTTCGTTACATATTTTATACCGTTACATATTTTACACTAGAACTTCAAAATATAACACCAAGCAGAACAAAATATATTCGTAGTttgtttgcttgtaaaatgaacgatatgtttataaatattttttataatctcattgatttcaacattttatttacGGTTTTATCTTCAAGTCAATTATTTTAACGGCTTTAgctgcattttttaaaactcatttaTAATTATGCATTTTATTTCCATGTCAGATACCATTTTACGATATCAATTAATTGGACTTACTTGAAATAAGTCAATATCAATATAGTATAGGATTACGTCTAggtaataatggcaatgtctacgattccgaagattaaggatgagtgcagtgtttcacatgactacgcaaactcagttgcgacctgcatattttaccGCATATCTTGCAGACAAAGCCGCTGTCCtctggcggtctatttaagccttctttccgtcttctgcgcctgtcttcaatgcGGGCTTTTCTTTGAGACTCGGAAGTGTCTATGTATTTCTGTAAACATGAACTTTAAAATCTGTCGCCAAATAATGCCCTAAAGACAGAAGACTGGTGATGtgcacaataatttattttaatgtctgTGACAATTGACTgtataaaaatttcactttATATTCAGCACAGCATTGTTCGCATTCATACCGTTATCTACCAGAATTTTTGTAATCATAGAATAagtaaacttgttttttttttacaatattaataCACTCCAAGGATTTAAATGTGACCAGAAACAATGACACTTTTGTCATGGTCAGTGTGACCTTATGTTCGACTGGGTCAAAGGTCTCCTGGCGAGAGCCCAGAGACTTGCCTGGTTCAAGAAAGGGTACACAGCACATGCGCAATaggtcattgaaaaaaaatacttcattgATAaaacattccattaaaagaaatcaaaaaaacatttgttttcatatatataattgctgatcttaaaaataaataagtcgCTCCACAATAGTCTTGTAACAACTAAATCTTcagattttaatgttttctatcTAAAAATTATTTGGCACAATCAAAGCATTGTTTTTGTAAGGTAGTTTGGTCAAATATAAAGATGTGAGCATTATTACTGTAAACTGTTTCTTTGATTTGATGTCTTTATTGGTCTGCACTGAAATACATaactttgacatttaaaaaaaaatgtatgtatgatTACTGTAAACACTGCAATATTTGagtacttttttattttatggttgcgtatttttatatgtaaacGGCACATTTTATATGTTGTATATTTCACAAAACTTGAACAAAAgagaatttaaatatattttatatcaataCATATCGAAGATTTTGAGTTCAGTGTATTAATTAAAGTACCATTAAGAGAATTATCTTTCAAAGGATGATAACTAGATTAGAAGACTTTGATCTGTCAGTCTCACTGTAGACTTGGTCTGTCAGTGTCTTGGCGGTAGACTTGGTCAGTCAGTCACTGCTGACTTGTTCTGTCAGTACTCAGTATCACTGTAGGTTTGGTCTGTCAGTGTCTTGGCGGTAGACTTGGTCAGTCAGTCACTGCTGACTTGTTCTGTCAGTACTCAGTATCACTGTAGGTTTGGTCTGTCAGTGTCTTGGCGGTAGACTTGGTCAATCAGTCACTGCTGACTTGTTCTGTCAGTACTCAGTATCACTGTAGACACGGTCTGTTGAGCTAATTCTCgtgtggtgaaaaaaaaaattccagctCATCTGCCtatagaaatacaaaaacaaaaccaaaaaaaaaaggtcagaaagacacaaagataaaagcaaaaGTCTTATACCATGTACTAGGACAAAGTCGTACAATTTCTGGCAACGAGTTAATGGTCTCCACAGCccataggttgtgacgttgcaggtcagtgttcaggccttctaaaacgattggtctcgctccgaacccccccccctcaacaaAGTTATATCTATCTGGATATACTCAGCTAGCCCCAGGTCAGatacatatacatgcacgaactgttgCAAACTCTGCCGCTTCAGGAtgggcttgatcagtcacaccagattctgacccgtctcaagacgtaaccaaagccagtgaatCGTATGGGCGCATCcgttgtcttccgagacagaaggagctaTACTCTAAGTGGTCATAGTGCGTAAAATGTTCAATAATTAGCACAGGCACAGGATTGCCTGGCATACAGTAATGGTATTAAATAACAAGCGAATCTCTGATACTCTCCTTAAaacttttcttatatttaatgcTTATGAAAGATTCGAAATAAACAAAAGTCGTGCCTTCATAGTGGGGGATCGTTGACTAATTcgtcttatatcttatcttttacagacgttacttcaaaatacaAGATAATTACGTGCAAGGGAGACGTTCGAATTGATTTAAAGGAggtgttctcaacctgtgggttgcgaccgccttgggggtcgattgacgatttgccaggggtcgccaatgaccatcgaaaaaaaatggattgttttgtctGTTCTTCAATTGCTGTGTATGTGAGCaaaaggcgggggggggggtcgcggcatagTGGGGGGATTGtgaaaaaggggtcgccgagcttaaaaggttgagaaccgctgaattTTTACAGTGAAAATCATTTTAGAAGCAATCCAGTTAGTTTACATTTATCCAGAATTGCTGTCTCTTTCCCCTGGACTTTGCAGACGATGTAGCATTACTCGggaatacaattaaatgtaaacaagaGATGACGGCCTCCGGATAAACCTTGATAAACCCAAAGTTATGCGCATTTTCCTACAGATTAACTGTAACCCCATTAACATTTGGCACACTGACCTTAACAACAGAACCCTTGAGCTATTTAGGCAGAGCGTTATCGCAAGTGTTGGAGATGCATATCATGATGTTGCATGTCGGATAGGGAAAGCAGAGCCCTCTTCCAAAATACTATCTacctggggaaaaaaaatccagcTCTTCAATCACAGTCCCAGCGGCCAATATCCCTTGTGGACAAATCTCCGTATcatgttatttaaattaatagCCTTTACCTTGGGCGCGACTCTTGTTTTCATTACAGCGATTTCGCCATCTCGCCGAGAACATAGACCTTTAGTTTCTATTTTAATCGTCGATcttttttcttccccccccccctctcccacgaCTATCCCCCCAGCGCCTCTTCCTTCCatcacagcggttctcaaccttttatgctcggagAGACCTTTTTACagtcccccactctgccgcgaccccccccccctccgcaaatacacacagcaatagaagaatagacaaaaacaatccattttttcgatgggctttggcgacccctggcaaatcgtcaatcgacccccaagggggtcgcgacccacaggttgagaacccctgtttcTATCACGTGATCGTGATTCGATGCAGCTTTACTAAAGAGAAAGCCGAGTGTTTGACACTCGTGCACTCTTCTCGACGTCATGATATGCTAATTTATGCAATGAGGTCCTGCAAAGGTTAAACAATgtatgaaatctttttttttttatttcactccCTACAACCAGGGCCAGCCttatgccactgcaacctatgcggccgcggtgggccccgcactttcttAAGCCCAGCGCTAATTCTTGGTGTACATTTTTAAACTAAaccattataataataataataataataataataataatctttattatccgtaaggaaatttgtcttacaatttgtgcattacaccaaacaaaaaacattataactataagaaatcaaagtgtacattcacaccagactcactcataatttacatgtgacaatgtttataccagattgttctaatttaatgatttgattgccaggggaacaaaagagtgtttgtgcctgtttgtctttgctatcggtgtcttgtatctcttttgtgatggtaaaatcacaaaatcctgacacaaagggtgattctttatttcgaggatcttgttagcttttttatagatgtttgtctcaaacaactgcccaaatggggtttgttttttgccaatgattttgccagcagcatttaggattctattaagtttatttttatttttaatgctcactTATATATGAATGAATCTACCAAGATATCCCCACTATCTAGAAAACaatgcttatatttttaaagtatgtaaaaaaaaaacagttttgttttaactctttctctcctaattaatgaTAACGTCGTttatttgacctcattaaatttaattaatgttttgtaaactttattctgttttaagactaagactaagactgctttattgatccttacggaaatttgttgtgattacaaggactcctTTCTCAtgtaaagacaacacaacagaaaaatacacataaatacaacagacacaacataaagagttcattcagcgactacacacaagcatcttggtgcatttcatgttccctgatcaatgagtggcggtgatagagtaaaaaagagcatgcattcccttaattctataccaaataataCACTCTCTGATAACATACGACAAAATTATTGAGGTTTAATCacaacagggtagtgaaatagtaatgagcaaaatgaagaattccgtcgaaacgtggaaaaataattacggagacaaagagttaatgggtttttaaaagtgttttccTGTACAACTACAAAGTCACGATGTTCGCTTGTCCAATGGACCTTaatcaccaatcgtaaacaaacaacatttagccacgtgattctctatctcttctatacaaattacgatctaattaattgttagatagctagtttagttagttgggttgCGCACTTTGTTAGACCGACAGTGAACGGATGTTTTATAGTGACGACAAAgactttgg belongs to Biomphalaria glabrata chromosome 12, xgBioGlab47.1, whole genome shotgun sequence and includes:
- the LOC106052881 gene encoding sulfotransferase 1E1-like isoform X2, with translation MESVYVEDERGGCLNMLEDAGYYFSPNVQSDHILNLQNFKARSDDVLLVSYPKSGTHWFSEITTMLIHGYWNLPQETMKHLEYFPANILNEIPSPRVLNTHLPYPRIPLDFFRKRCKIVVIMRNPRDVAVSYYKFISNLSVWNYSGHWDSFFPLFLNGNVPYNSWFEHTENWLKVIKSGKHNLHVVFYEDFQSDFKDACRKLADFLEVPCSPELIDAIHRETSFANMKQNKEDFSLHLSKNGQSPIYRKGEVGDWQNWFTSEQIDLIDQEMESWGLHTDPRIRCLIDTTSATPT
- the LOC106052881 gene encoding sulfotransferase 1E1-like isoform X1 → MTCIARSIMESVYVEDERGGCLNMLEDAGYYFSPNVQSDHILNLQNFKARSDDVLLVSYPKSGTHWFSEITTMLIHGYWNLPQETMKHLEYFPANILNEIPSPRVLNTHLPYPRIPLDFFRKRCKIVVIMRNPRDVAVSYYKFISNLSVWNYSGHWDSFFPLFLNGNVPYNSWFEHTENWLKVIKSGKHNLHVVFYEDFQSDFKDACRKLADFLEVPCSPELIDAIHRETSFANMKQNKEDFSLHLSKNGQSPIYRKGEVGDWQNWFTSEQIDLIDQEMESWGLHTDPRIRCLIDTTSATPT